In Isoptericola jiangsuensis, the following proteins share a genomic window:
- a CDS encoding sugar ABC transporter substrate-binding protein: MRFTSRPAAAVIGVTLAATALTGCTEEAVGSAGPTEAAGACDPADVTLVGQVRNESNPYEAAWLDGGDAFAEQVGLTQERLTYDGDSTRQQEQISQLLAGDTDCLVMNVLPNGDSDTPPIVEGAEAAGAFLVTQWNKPADLAVTDYDQWLSHITYDGVASGKQIGDALAEAIGGSGGIVALQGILDTGAAKDRFAGLEESLAANPDVELLDDQTANFSRAEALEVTKTLLTKHGDDVKGIWAANDDMALGALEALQQAGRTDVAVVGIDAVPDALTAIEDGTMTATVSSDGPWQGGIGLAIGYCVATGELAVEDIADDDRAWFAEQFLITSDNVADFTSPETSAADFECSGVFSRSQGPIS, encoded by the coding sequence ATGAGGTTCACTTCTCGACCCGCCGCCGCCGTCATCGGCGTCACCCTGGCGGCCACCGCCCTGACGGGCTGCACCGAGGAGGCCGTCGGCTCCGCCGGCCCCACCGAGGCGGCCGGCGCCTGCGACCCCGCGGACGTCACGCTCGTCGGCCAGGTCCGCAACGAGTCCAACCCCTACGAGGCCGCGTGGCTGGACGGCGGCGACGCGTTCGCCGAGCAGGTCGGCCTCACCCAGGAGCGGCTCACCTACGACGGCGACTCGACCCGCCAGCAGGAGCAGATCAGCCAGCTCCTCGCGGGCGACACCGACTGCCTCGTCATGAACGTCCTGCCCAACGGCGACTCCGACACCCCGCCGATCGTGGAGGGGGCCGAGGCCGCCGGCGCGTTCCTCGTCACCCAGTGGAACAAGCCGGCCGACCTCGCCGTCACCGACTACGACCAGTGGCTGAGCCACATCACGTACGACGGCGTCGCGTCGGGCAAGCAGATCGGCGACGCGCTCGCGGAGGCCATCGGCGGCTCGGGCGGGATCGTCGCCCTCCAGGGCATCCTCGACACCGGCGCCGCCAAGGACCGGTTCGCGGGCCTGGAGGAGTCGCTGGCGGCGAACCCGGACGTCGAGCTGCTCGACGACCAGACCGCCAACTTCTCCCGCGCGGAGGCGCTGGAGGTCACCAAGACGCTGCTCACCAAGCACGGTGACGACGTCAAGGGCATCTGGGCCGCCAACGACGACATGGCGCTCGGCGCGCTGGAGGCCCTCCAGCAGGCGGGCCGTACCGACGTCGCCGTGGTCGGCATCGACGCCGTGCCGGACGCGCTCACCGCGATCGAGGACGGCACGATGACCGCCACCGTCTCCAGCGACGGCCCGTGGCAGGGCGGCATCGGCCTCGCCATCGGCTACTGCGTCGCCACCGGCGAGCTCGCCGTGGAGGACATCGCCGACGACGACCGTGCCTGGTTCGCCGAGCAGTTCCTCATCACGAGCGACAACGTCGCGGACTTCACGTCGCCGGAGACCTCCGCCGCCGACTTCGAGTGCTCAGGCGTGTTCAGCCGCTCGCAGGGTCCGATCTCGTGA
- a CDS encoding DinB family protein: MNTLPDTQQMLLHYLRDVRTALLWKCEGLSERELRMPRTGTGTNLVGLVKHALSIEIGYFGEVFGREWPTPDEVPWLDAFDEDPNADFYLTAYESAADTLDLYRRVAEWADAIITELPLDTPGRVPWWGDRGDVSLQRILVHVIEDLSRHAGHADILREQIDGAVGLVPRATNIPDIDQHAYVTKVRAIAESFPEQP; encoded by the coding sequence GTGAACACGCTGCCCGACACCCAGCAGATGCTGCTGCACTACCTGCGTGACGTCCGCACCGCGCTGCTGTGGAAGTGCGAGGGACTGTCCGAGCGGGAGCTGCGGATGCCGCGCACCGGCACCGGCACGAACCTCGTCGGCCTGGTCAAGCACGCGCTGAGCATCGAGATCGGGTACTTCGGCGAGGTGTTCGGCCGCGAGTGGCCCACCCCGGACGAGGTGCCGTGGCTCGACGCCTTCGACGAGGACCCGAACGCCGACTTCTACCTCACCGCCTACGAGTCCGCGGCCGACACCCTGGACCTGTACCGCCGGGTCGCCGAGTGGGCGGACGCGATCATCACCGAGCTGCCGCTCGACACCCCTGGACGTGTGCCCTGGTGGGGTGACCGCGGCGACGTCAGCCTCCAGCGGATCCTCGTGCACGTCATCGAGGACCTGTCCCGGCACGCCGGGCACGCCGACATCCTGCGCGAGCAGATCGACGGCGCCGTCGGGCTGGTCCCCCGCGCCACCAACATCCCCGACATCGACCAGCACGCGTACGTCACCAAGGTGCGGGCCATCGCCGAGTCGTTCCCGGAGCAGCCGTGA
- a CDS encoding S8 family serine peptidase, whose protein sequence is MRLRRHPSLIRLAATTSGAALVITSFAATGASAAVDPDDLELAAEQPVVTSHEKNAPKAPSSALVETDPALLELTSSKKVPVMVKYDLDAVASYDGSLPKYDATSPAVTGKSLAGSSAAERRYRGYVADQTAEISADVKDAVPGTKIVQEFDTVYGGVAAMVPGDQIAALLEVPGVVAVQENTLEKPLTDSSPAFINADAAYDLFGTTAEAGDGLVLGNIDTGLWPEHESFEDQGNLTPYDGPELECNYGDNPLTDEVDPFECNDKLVGGYSFTEFYDANNPSYLHQGTARDAEGHGSHTSGTTAGNVVTDPMIDADIDKVQGIAPGVKIVEYKALGPGGGYTSDLVAAVQQAIEDEVDAINYSISGGSNVTDPIELAFLNATDAGVFVAASAGNSGPTAGTSNHVSPWVTTVAASTQDRAFTTTLTLNAADGSSFVVEGASLTAGVTEPLPVVRAAEAPYSDPLCLTEAPAGLFEGKIVVCERGENARVAKGYNVLAGDAAGMVLYNPALADVATDNHYLPAVHVADGTELKAYLESHTGITGSFPAGSKGVGEGDVMAAFSSRGPAGPFLKPDVTAPGVSILAAMTPTPESTDSGPAGKYYQAISGTSMSSPHIAGVGLLLKAAYPDWTPGQIKSAIMTQSLTEVLKEDLVTPADPFDFGAGRVDVGESLEAPFTISETTENYVALTTDPVHAIDLNIPSINAPTMPGRITTTRTLENTSGKTMVVRPKADAPEGSTITFSPKQATVRPGASVSFDVTITDTSASGEQKFGSITFATNRGDGHIPVAFVPEQGNVVASQSCDKTTMTTDETVTCTVTATNESFNEQTVTATTQGTGVLKGLEAETATLTGAIPGVPSVDDVPQGSPAGGYLDLAGFGFSPNAVGDEDMLNADVPAFVFNGRTYTSIGIDSNGYLVAGGGTSEDNNCCDLPTGADPARPNSVLAPFWTDLNGEGAEGVRLGTLRGGDDRWLVVQWDVNVWGTTDARSFQVWIGLNGTQDVSFTYAGAMADPNGQSFLVGAENHVGQGDMVAELPDGTDKVVTSTAPEPGGSLTYEVTLSAKKAGEGVVRTEIVADEVPGTTVLETPVTVTKSVKDNVKPTVTVKDGAEFTVGSDGTYSKVSYKLYDAGKVDKVVLNGVEKDLTDNVWSDLNFVRPGVFGAKAGQNTLQVHDVAGNVTTVRFTLTK, encoded by the coding sequence GTGCGCTTACGGAGACACCCGTCCCTGATCCGGCTCGCCGCCACCACCTCGGGCGCCGCGCTGGTGATCACCTCGTTCGCCGCCACCGGGGCGAGCGCGGCCGTCGACCCGGACGACCTGGAGCTCGCCGCCGAGCAGCCCGTCGTCACGTCGCACGAGAAGAACGCCCCCAAGGCGCCCTCGAGCGCCCTGGTCGAGACCGACCCGGCGCTGCTCGAGCTGACGTCGTCCAAGAAGGTCCCCGTCATGGTCAAGTACGACCTCGACGCCGTGGCCTCCTACGACGGCTCGCTGCCGAAGTACGACGCGACCAGCCCCGCCGTCACGGGGAAGTCGCTCGCCGGCTCCAGCGCCGCCGAGCGCCGGTACCGCGGGTACGTGGCCGACCAGACCGCGGAGATCTCCGCCGACGTCAAGGACGCCGTCCCCGGCACCAAGATCGTCCAGGAGTTCGACACCGTCTACGGCGGCGTCGCCGCGATGGTCCCGGGCGACCAGATCGCCGCCCTCCTCGAGGTCCCCGGCGTCGTCGCCGTCCAGGAGAACACCCTGGAGAAGCCGCTGACGGACTCCAGCCCCGCGTTCATCAACGCGGACGCCGCCTACGACCTGTTCGGCACCACCGCCGAGGCGGGCGACGGCCTGGTCCTCGGCAACATCGACACCGGCCTGTGGCCCGAGCACGAGTCGTTCGAGGACCAGGGCAACCTGACCCCCTACGACGGCCCCGAGCTCGAGTGCAACTACGGCGACAACCCGCTCACGGACGAGGTCGACCCGTTCGAGTGCAACGACAAGCTCGTCGGCGGCTACTCATTCACCGAGTTCTACGACGCCAACAACCCGTCGTACCTGCACCAGGGCACCGCCCGTGACGCGGAGGGCCACGGCTCGCACACGTCCGGCACGACCGCCGGCAACGTCGTCACCGACCCGATGATCGACGCCGACATCGACAAGGTCCAGGGCATCGCCCCGGGCGTGAAGATCGTCGAGTACAAGGCGCTCGGCCCGGGCGGCGGCTACACGTCCGACCTGGTCGCCGCCGTGCAGCAGGCCATCGAGGACGAGGTCGACGCCATCAACTACTCGATCTCCGGCGGCAGCAACGTCACCGACCCGATCGAGCTGGCGTTCCTCAACGCGACCGACGCGGGCGTGTTCGTCGCGGCGTCGGCCGGCAACTCCGGCCCGACCGCCGGCACGTCGAACCACGTCAGCCCCTGGGTGACCACGGTCGCCGCGTCCACGCAGGACCGCGCGTTCACCACCACCCTCACGCTGAACGCCGCCGACGGCTCCTCGTTCGTCGTCGAGGGCGCGTCCCTCACCGCGGGCGTCACCGAGCCGCTCCCCGTCGTGCGCGCCGCCGAGGCCCCGTACTCCGACCCGCTGTGCCTCACCGAGGCCCCCGCGGGTCTGTTCGAGGGCAAGATCGTCGTGTGCGAGCGCGGCGAGAACGCCCGCGTGGCGAAGGGCTACAACGTCCTCGCCGGTGACGCGGCCGGCATGGTCCTGTACAACCCGGCCCTCGCCGACGTCGCCACCGACAACCACTACCTCCCGGCCGTGCACGTCGCCGACGGCACCGAGCTCAAGGCCTACCTGGAGTCCCACACCGGCATCACGGGCTCGTTCCCGGCCGGCTCGAAGGGCGTGGGCGAGGGCGACGTCATGGCGGCGTTCTCCTCGCGCGGCCCCGCCGGTCCGTTCCTCAAGCCGGACGTCACCGCGCCGGGCGTGTCCATCCTCGCCGCGATGACCCCGACCCCCGAGTCCACGGACTCCGGCCCCGCCGGGAAGTACTACCAGGCGATCTCCGGCACCTCGATGTCGTCCCCGCACATCGCGGGCGTCGGCCTCCTGCTCAAGGCCGCCTACCCCGACTGGACGCCCGGCCAGATCAAGTCGGCCATCATGACCCAGTCGCTCACCGAGGTCCTCAAGGAGGACCTGGTGACGCCCGCCGACCCGTTCGACTTCGGCGCCGGTCGCGTCGACGTCGGCGAGTCCCTCGAGGCGCCGTTCACGATCTCCGAGACCACGGAGAACTACGTCGCGCTGACCACCGACCCGGTGCACGCGATCGACCTCAACATCCCGTCGATCAACGCCCCGACCATGCCGGGCCGCATCACGACCACCCGCACCCTGGAGAACACCTCCGGCAAGACGATGGTGGTCCGCCCGAAGGCCGACGCCCCCGAGGGCTCGACCATCACGTTCTCCCCGAAGCAGGCGACCGTCCGCCCCGGCGCGTCGGTGTCGTTCGACGTCACCATCACCGACACGTCGGCGAGCGGTGAGCAGAAGTTCGGCTCGATCACCTTCGCCACGAACCGGGGCGACGGCCACATCCCCGTCGCTTTCGTCCCCGAGCAGGGCAACGTCGTCGCGTCGCAGTCCTGCGACAAGACCACGATGACCACCGACGAGACGGTCACGTGCACCGTGACGGCGACCAACGAGTCGTTCAACGAGCAGACCGTCACCGCCACCACGCAGGGCACCGGCGTGCTCAAGGGCCTCGAGGCCGAGACCGCCACCCTGACCGGCGCCATCCCGGGCGTCCCGTCGGTGGACGACGTCCCGCAGGGCTCTCCCGCGGGCGGCTACCTCGACCTCGCGGGCTTCGGATTCTCGCCGAACGCCGTCGGTGACGAGGACATGCTCAACGCGGACGTCCCGGCGTTCGTCTTCAACGGCCGCACCTACACGTCCATCGGCATCGACTCCAACGGCTACCTCGTGGCCGGCGGCGGCACCTCCGAGGACAACAACTGCTGCGACCTGCCCACCGGTGCGGACCCTGCCCGCCCGAACTCGGTGCTCGCACCGTTCTGGACGGACCTCAACGGGGAGGGCGCCGAGGGCGTCCGCCTCGGCACGCTGCGCGGCGGCGACGACCGCTGGCTCGTCGTCCAGTGGGACGTCAACGTGTGGGGCACCACCGACGCCCGCTCGTTCCAGGTCTGGATCGGCCTGAACGGCACGCAGGACGTCTCCTTCACCTACGCCGGTGCGATGGCCGACCCGAACGGCCAGTCGTTCCTCGTCGGCGCGGAGAACCACGTCGGCCAGGGCGACATGGTCGCCGAGCTGCCGGACGGCACCGACAAGGTCGTCACCTCGACCGCGCCGGAGCCGGGCGGTTCGCTCACCTACGAGGTCACCCTCAGCGCGAAGAAGGCCGGCGAGGGCGTCGTCCGCACCGAGATCGTCGCGGACGAGGTCCCGGGGACGACCGTCCTCGAGACCCCGGTCACGGTGACGAAGTCGGTCAAGGACAACGTCAAGCCGACCGTCACCGTCAAGGACGGCGCCGAGTTCACCGTCGGGTCGGACGGCACCTACTCCAAGGTGTCGTACAAGCTCTACGACGCGGGCAAGGTCGACAAGGTCGTCCTCAACGGCGTGGAGAAGGACCTGACCGACAACGTCTGGTCGGACCTGAACTTCGTCCGTCCGGGCGTGTTCGGCGCCAAGGCGGGCCAGAACACCCTCCAGGTCCACGACGTGGCGGGCAACGTCACGACCGTCCGCTTCACGCTGACGAAGTGA
- the kduI gene encoding 5-dehydro-4-deoxy-D-glucuronate isomerase translates to MIHVRYSSSPSTAETATTAELREAYLIEELFVPGEVRGTYTHDERLLVGGAVPGTGQLDLPAWTEVLGVGSHLERRELGVVNVGAAGHVVVDGEKFELDHLDGLYVGRGSEVSFTGADAAFYLVSAPAHATYPTRFLGHGEVEPVALGSADAANERHLFRYVWGQEVETSVLQFGVTVIARGSVWNTFPPHLHERRTEVYCYVDLDEQDRVFHLMGRPGETRHLVVRDREAVISPPWSIHSGAGTGSYAFIWAMAGENNTYTDLSPVAVEEL, encoded by the coding sequence GTGATTCATGTTCGATACTCCAGCTCGCCGTCCACGGCTGAGACCGCCACCACCGCAGAGCTGCGGGAGGCGTACCTCATCGAGGAGCTCTTCGTCCCCGGCGAGGTCCGCGGGACCTACACGCACGACGAGCGCCTCCTGGTCGGCGGCGCCGTCCCCGGGACCGGGCAGCTCGACCTGCCCGCCTGGACCGAGGTCCTCGGGGTCGGCTCCCACCTCGAACGACGCGAGCTCGGCGTCGTCAACGTCGGCGCCGCGGGCCACGTCGTCGTCGACGGCGAGAAGTTCGAGCTCGACCACCTCGACGGCCTCTACGTCGGCCGGGGGAGCGAGGTGTCCTTCACCGGCGCCGACGCCGCCTTCTACCTCGTGTCCGCCCCCGCGCACGCGACCTACCCGACGCGCTTCCTCGGCCACGGGGAGGTCGAGCCCGTCGCGCTGGGTTCCGCCGACGCGGCGAACGAGCGCCACCTGTTCCGCTACGTCTGGGGCCAGGAGGTCGAGACGTCCGTCCTCCAGTTCGGCGTCACCGTCATCGCCCGCGGGTCCGTGTGGAACACGTTCCCCCCGCACCTGCACGAGCGGCGCACCGAGGTCTACTGCTACGTCGACCTCGACGAGCAGGACCGCGTGTTCCACCTCATGGGGCGCCCCGGCGAGACCCGCCACCTCGTGGTCCGCGACCGCGAGGCCGTCATCTCCCCGCCCTGGTCCATCCACTCCGGGGCGGGCACCGGCTCGTACGCCTTCATCTGGGCGATGGCCGGCGAGAACAACACGTACACCGACCTCAGCCCCGTCGCGGTGGAGGAGCTGTGA
- a CDS encoding VOC family protein, whose product MRQVVLDTTDARRLAEFYRELFGLTYRPGDEPPGTGEPDPRGSDWLVLRGPGIGLAFQQVEALPPSTWPDDGVPQQLHLDTTVPDVAELARQHERALALGATLLLDRTDDPDEPLYVYADPSGHPFCVFVG is encoded by the coding sequence ATCCGGCAGGTCGTGCTCGACACGACCGACGCGCGGCGGCTCGCCGAGTTCTACCGCGAGCTGTTCGGCCTCACCTACCGGCCCGGCGACGAGCCGCCCGGGACGGGAGAGCCGGACCCGCGCGGCAGCGACTGGCTCGTGCTGCGCGGGCCCGGCATCGGCCTCGCGTTCCAGCAGGTCGAGGCGCTGCCGCCGTCCACGTGGCCCGACGACGGCGTCCCCCAGCAGCTCCACCTCGACACGACCGTGCCCGACGTCGCCGAGCTCGCCCGCCAGCACGAGCGCGCCCTCGCGCTCGGCGCCACCCTGCTGCTCGACCGCACCGACGACCCCGACGAACCGCTGTACGTCTACGCCGACCCGTCGGGCCACCCGTTCTGCGTGTTCGTCGGCTGA
- the kduD gene encoding 2-dehydro-3-deoxy-D-gluconate 5-dehydrogenase KduD, with the protein MTSPFDLTGRCAVVTGAGRGLGRAVAVGLARAGADLVLLGRPGRQEATRDEVAAAGAKVDVVDLDVADLDAVEEVAADLHRTRQVDVLVNNAGIIDRADSVDVDRDAWQRVLDVNLSGLFFLTQQLGAPMVARGHGKVVSIASLLSFQGGLRVASYAASKHGVAGLTKALANEWGPHGVQVNAIAPGYMVTDNTTALREDADRSRSILERIPAGRWGTPEDVAGAAVFLASPAADYVNGHVLVVDGGWMAR; encoded by the coding sequence GTGACCTCGCCCTTCGACCTCACGGGCCGCTGCGCGGTCGTCACCGGGGCCGGTCGCGGCCTCGGCCGGGCGGTCGCCGTCGGCCTCGCCCGCGCCGGCGCGGACCTCGTCCTGCTCGGCCGCCCCGGCCGCCAGGAGGCCACCCGTGACGAGGTCGCCGCGGCCGGCGCCAAGGTCGACGTCGTCGACCTGGACGTCGCCGACCTCGACGCCGTCGAGGAGGTCGCCGCGGACCTGCACCGCACCCGCCAGGTCGACGTCCTCGTCAACAACGCCGGGATCATCGACCGCGCCGACTCCGTCGACGTCGACCGCGACGCCTGGCAGCGGGTCCTCGACGTCAACCTCTCCGGGCTGTTCTTCCTCACCCAGCAGCTCGGCGCGCCGATGGTCGCACGCGGCCACGGCAAGGTCGTCAGCATCGCCAGCCTGCTGTCGTTCCAGGGCGGCCTGCGGGTCGCGTCGTACGCGGCGAGCAAGCACGGCGTCGCGGGCCTGACCAAGGCGCTCGCCAACGAGTGGGGGCCGCACGGCGTCCAGGTCAACGCGATCGCCCCCGGCTACATGGTCACCGACAACACCACGGCGCTCCGCGAGGACGCGGACCGCTCGCGGTCCATCCTCGAGCGCATCCCCGCCGGCCGCTGGGGCACGCCCGAGGACGTCGCGGGCGCGGCCGTGTTCCTCGCCTCGCCGGCCGCCGACTACGTCAACGGCCACGTGCTGGTCGTCGACGGCGGCTGGATGGCCCGCTGA
- a CDS encoding IclR family transcriptional regulator — translation MSLQQELTKEQTGAAGAGPVKSAARALDLLDEIAAHGPGTQLQLSTRLGIPKSSLHALLRTMVDRGWLQTDPTGSIFQLGIHSLVVSSAYLDGDPVLARAAAVLDEVAGATGETVHLGRLDGSDVIYTAKRESVHPLRMHSAVGRRLPAYATSLGRALLAELPAEERADHVPTSITAITSRTTTDKDAVLDIIDRAAEQGYATESEESCLGVRCFGVALPFSQHSVDALSVAVPISRLGDGREDLIIETLLSVKARLTAVQGHSMVR, via the coding sequence ATGTCGCTGCAGCAGGAGCTCACCAAGGAGCAGACCGGCGCCGCCGGCGCCGGACCCGTGAAGTCCGCCGCGCGCGCCCTCGACCTCCTCGACGAGATCGCCGCCCACGGCCCCGGCACGCAGCTCCAGCTCTCCACGCGGCTCGGCATCCCCAAGAGCAGCCTCCACGCGCTCCTGCGCACCATGGTCGACCGCGGCTGGCTTCAGACCGACCCCACCGGGAGCATCTTCCAGCTCGGCATCCACTCGCTCGTCGTCAGCTCCGCCTACCTCGACGGCGACCCCGTGCTCGCCCGTGCCGCCGCCGTGCTCGACGAGGTCGCCGGCGCCACCGGCGAGACCGTCCACCTCGGCCGCCTCGACGGCTCCGACGTCATCTACACGGCCAAGCGCGAGTCCGTGCACCCCCTGCGCATGCACTCCGCCGTCGGACGCCGCCTGCCCGCCTACGCGACGTCGCTCGGGCGGGCCCTGCTCGCCGAGCTGCCCGCCGAGGAGCGCGCCGACCACGTGCCGACCTCCATCACCGCGATCACGTCGCGGACCACCACCGACAAGGACGCGGTGCTCGACATCATCGACCGCGCGGCCGAGCAGGGGTACGCCACCGAGAGCGAGGAGTCGTGCCTGGGCGTGCGCTGCTTCGGCGTCGCCCTCCCCTTCAGCCAGCACTCGGTCGACGCCCTCAGCGTCGCCGTCCCCATCAGCCGGCTCGGCGACGGCCGCGAGGACCTCATCATCGAGACCCTGCTCAGCGTGAAGGCGCGGCTCACCGCCGTGCAGGGGCACAGCATGGTGCGCTGA